The following proteins are encoded in a genomic region of Asterias rubens unplaced genomic scaffold, eAstRub1.3, whole genome shotgun sequence:
- the LOC117306630 gene encoding protein N-terminal asparagine amidohydrolase-like, whose protein sequence is MMPVVYSDGTFMEDTIDLQASVYSKFEDSSKAFHSLPLKPCPPKGLLYVDQREFAVTTVSDDVIDTLGSDDATTCHIVVLRHSGTGVTGLCHFDGCNTRQGVEDLVESVLKLGNDGGSLELHVVGGFQDDKETSEKLSRELLSEFHKLEVDVYLMTACISGLNNTVKNGINYPIVYGIAVSVKTGAIFPASFEYKGPDKALRSLRHFIGDTDVKNIYDGTSHRLVIGPYNYGDFPNAWILMQQSDSTLRKYLSTSPAVEPEYFEQSVRAALGFYLSNPDAASVFPDGQPHAFTMTPDGQWSAVTP, encoded by the exons ATGATGCCTGTAGTATACAGTGATGGCACCTTCATGGAGGATACAATTGACTTACAGGCATCTGTCTACTCAAAGTTTGAG GACTCCAGTAAAGCGTTCCACAGCCTGCCACTTAAACCATGTCCTCCTAAAGGTTTATTGTATGTAGATCAAAGAGAATTTGCTGTGACAACAGTTTCCGATG ATGTGATTGATACACTTGGGTCCGATGATGCAACAACGTGTCACATTGTCGTCCTGAGACACTCTG GAACTGGAGTTACTGGTCTGTGTCATTTTGATGGTTGCAATACAAGGCAAGGAGTGGAAGATCTTGTGGAGTCTGTACTCAAACTCGGCAATGATGGAGGGAG TTTGGAGCTTCATGTGGTGGGTGGTTTTCAGGATGACAAAGAAACCTCGGAAAAGCTGTCAAGAGAACTGTTAA GTGAATTCCACAAACTGGAAGTCGATGTGTATTTAATGACTGCCTGCATTTCTG GTTTGAATAACACTGTCAAAAACGGCATCAACTACCCAATTGTGTATGGCATAG CTGTTTCTGTGAAGACTGGGGCAATATTTCCCGCTTCGTTTGAATATAAGGGACCAGACAAAGCACTAAGGAGCCTCAGACATTTCATTGGTGATACTGAT GTTAAGAATATCTACGATGGCACGAGTCATCGTCTGGTTATTGGGCCGTACAACTATGGCGACTTTCCTAATGCTTGGATATTGATGCAACAGAGCGATTCTACCTTAAGAAAG TACCTGTCAACATCCCCTGCTGTGGAGCCGGAATACTTTGAACAGAGTGTACGAGCAGCATTGGGCTTCTATCTGAGCAATCCAGATGCAGCATCAGTTTTCCCTGATGGACAGCCACATGCCTTTACAATGACACCAGATGGACAATGGAGtgcagtaacaccatga